One segment of Setaria viridis chromosome 4, Setaria_viridis_v4.0, whole genome shotgun sequence DNA contains the following:
- the LOC117852821 gene encoding uncharacterized protein gives MKPEVEVEADERAAEIARKKAAAAAAKKAAEVVDVEEEKEGVEEEDGEEAVDGEEDGDEDDDGEGEEEDDEEEVEGEEEAAGVVEISDEDDDDEDGGEAEGGDDDDDDDDDDDEVDGEDEQEEELGTEYLVQPLGRAEDEEHSSDFEPEENGEAADDEEIEEEDDADDGEDSVKAQSSVKRKRSGDDEDDGDDDGDDDDDDGRPPSKR, from the exons ATGaagccggaggtggaggtggaggcggacgAGCGGGCGGCCGAGATTGCCCgcaagaaggcggcggcggcggcggccaagaagGCTGCGGAGGTGGTTGatgtggaggaggagaaggagggggtTGAGGAGGAAGACGGGGAGGAGGCAGTCGATGGGGAGGAAGACGGTGACGAGGATGACGACGgagagggcgaggaggaggatgacgaagaggaggtagagggagaggaggaggcggcgggggtcgTGGAGATCTCcgacgaggatgacgacgacgaagacggcggggaggcggagggtggcgacgacgacgatgacgacgacgacgacgacgacgaggtcgaTGGTGAAGACGAGCAGGAG GAGGAACTGGGAACTGAGTATCTGGTCCAGCCCCTTGGTCGAGCTGAAGACGAAGAGCACTCTAGTGACTTCGAGCCAGAAGAAAACGGTGAAGctgctgatgatgaggagattgaggaagaagatgatgctgaTGACGGCGAGGATTCTGTGAAGGCACAGTCCTCtgtgaagaggaagaggtcaGGTGACGACGAAgatgatggagatgatgatggtgacgacgacgacgatgatgggAGGCCACCATCGAAGCGATAG